The genomic window CACCCATACTACGATCATACTTAGCTTGTATGCGCACTTCTCTGGTTAGGCGACGTACGGTTTCAATATTGTGCGATACCACTTCTGGAGCTACCTCAACAATTCTATCGATGTGTCTTTCTATGCCTTGAAAATCTGGAATTAAAGTTTCTAATGTGGTTTCAGGGTTCATACGTCTAACAGCCTTAACTGTTTCTGCCCACATAATGCTTCCCATGTCTTTAAGGTCGTCTCTATCTACACTCGTTAAAACTGCATGTTTAATTTGCATCAGTTTTATTGAACGAGCCACTTTTTCTGGTTCATCCCAATCTACCGTTTCTGGTCTTCCAGTCTTAACACCACAGAAGCCACAAGAGCGCGTACACACATTACCCAATATCATAAAGGTTGCTGTTCCTTCTCCCCAACATTCTCCCATGTTTGGGCAACTTCCGGAGGTACAAATAGTATTCAACTTGTACTTATCCACCAAGCTTCTTAGCTCAGTATATTTTTTTCCTGTTGGAAGCTTAACTCTTAACCATTTAGGCTTACGTTCTGGCAGTATATTTGAAGCAACTTTAGTTTCCATTCACATTCTTTTTCTAGAGGTCAAAGATACGAAGTAAATAATTAAAGAAAGATTTTAGCAAAGAAAGCATTGTACACATTAGCGAAACATTAACACAATAAAAAAATCCTATTCAAAATTAATTCTGAATAGGATTTTCTGTATAGTTTACTTTAGTGTTTATCCACCAAAGTCGTCAAATCTAATGTGCTCATCTGGGATACCAAAATCCTCACCCATTTTTTGAACAGCTTGGTTCATTAATGGTGGACCACAGAAGTATAATTCGATATCTTCTGGTGCATCATGAAGGCTTAGGTAATTATCAATCACACAGTTATGAATAAATCCTACAAAACCGTCACCTGCTTCATCATTAATGTCTTTCTTCACTTTCCAGTTATCTTCTTCTAAAGGTTCAGATAATGCTAAGTAAAATTTAAAGTTAGGGAAATCTCTTTCTAACTCTCTGAAATGCTCTAAATAGAACAACTCACGTTTAGAACGTCCTCCGTACCAATATGTTACTTTACGACCAGTTTTTAATGTTTTGAATAAGTGATATAAGTGTGAACGCATTGGCGCCATACCTGCTCCACCACCTACATAAAGCATTTCGCTATCAGACTCATTGATAAAGAATTCTCCGTATGGTCCAGAAATTACAACTTTATCACCTGGCTTTTGAGCAAATATATACGATGATGCTACACCTGGATTTACATTCATCCATTGGTTTTTAGAACGATCCCATGGCGGAGTAGCAATACGTACATTAAGCATAATTTCTCTACCTTCTGCTGGGTAAGAAGCCATAGAGTATGCACGCTCTACAGTTTCAGTATTTTTCATTACTAAAGGCCAAAGACCAAACTTATCCCATTCTGCTTGAAACTTATCTGGAGTTTCATGCTCTTCTGGGTGTGCTGTAATATCTATATCTGAATATTTAATTTCACATGGTGGAATTTCAATCTGAATATATCCACCTGCTTTATAATTCATATCTTCAGGAATCTCGACTACGAATTCCTTGATAAAGGATGCCACGTTATAGTTACGTACAACAACAGCTTCCCATTTTTTAATACCAAAAATTTCTTCAGGAATGGTAATTTCCATATCCTGCTTTACTTTTACCTGACACGCTAAACGTGCTCCGTGCTGTAATTCTTTTCTAGAAAAGTGAGGAGTTTCAGTTGGTAATGCTTCACCACCACCAGACAATACATGGCACTCACATTGAATACAAGTTCCTCCTCCACCACAAGCTGATGGTAAAAAGACTTTTTGACCACCTAGAGTACTTAAAAGCGTACCGCCTGAAGCTACTTCTAATTCCTTTTCACCATTAATAGTAATCTTTACAGGACCAGATGGTGATAATTTTTGTTTTACAAATAATAATAATGCGACTAGTACTAATGTGACTAATAAAAATGCACTTACTGTTGCTACTATTGTTCCGATTGTATTTGCGGCTAATATCATCATACTAATCAATTACTTGTTTGTATTTTCAGCTACATTTAAGTTAGACTCAACTTTAGCTTCTTTGTTAACTTCTTCTTTTATTGTTTCGACAGTTGCAGTTTGGTTTTCGGATTTTGAATCTTCATCACCTCCTGTCAACATTCCACCAAAACTCATAAAACCAATCGCCATTAAACCTGTTATAATAAACGTAATACCCAAACCTCTTAAAGCTGGTGGTACGTTACTATATCTAATTTTTTCACGGATAGCTGCAATGGCTAAAATAGCCAAGAACCAACCGATACCAGAACCTACACCATAAGTTGTTGCCAAACCTAAGGTTGGTATTTCTCTAGATTGCATAAATAAAGAACCACCTAAAATAGCACAGTTTACAGCAATTAATGGTAAGAATATACCTAGTGAGTTATAAAGTGATGGTGAAAATTTCTCAACCACTATTTCTACTAATTGTACCATTGTTGCGATAGTAGCAATAAACATGATAAAGGATAAGAAGCTTAAATCATAAACTGCATACTCTTCACCTAACCATTTTAAAGCTCCAGGTTGTAATATATATTGATCTAACAACCAGTTTAAAGGCACTGTAATTGCTAATACGAAAATTACAGCAGCACCTAGACCAACTGCAGTAGATACTTTTTTAGATACAGCAAGGTAAGAACACATTCCAAGGAATGTCGCAAATACCATGTTATCTATAAATATCGATTTGAAAAATAATTCTATATGTTCCATATTTTTAAAAGTCTTCAGTTTTCAGCTTTCAGTCATCAGTAGCAAATCTGCATACTTGTAACTTATTTACTGATTACTTAATTATTAGTCTTCTATTAAGTCTTTATTTCTTGAACGTTGTACCCAAATAATAATGCCTACAACTATAAGTGCCATTGGTGATAATAACATGAAACCGTTATTTTCATAACCTATGGAATATAGCCCTGTTTTTTCAATAGGGTCACCCAATACTTTAAAACCTAATAAAGTACCAGAACCTAAAAGTTCTCTAAAAAATCCTACTATTATTAATATTAAACCATAACCTGCGGCATTACCAATACCATCAAGAAATGATCTCCATGGTCCATTACCTAAAGCGAAAGCTTCAAAACGTCCCATGATAATACAGTTTGTAATAATAAGTCCAACAAATACAGATAGGGTTTTACTTAATTCATATGAGAAAGCTTTAAGTACCTGATCAACTATAATTACTAAAGCCGCTACCACTACAAGCTGAACTATAATTCTAATTTTAGAAGGAATGATATTTCTCATTAAAGAGATAACCACGTTTCCTATTCCCAATACAGCCATTACTGATATTGCCATTACTATAGACGCTTTTAATTGCGCTGTAATTGCCAGAGCAGAACATATACCTAATACTTGAATTGTAATTGGGTTGTTATCCGCTAATGGATCTGTAATTAACTTGGCATCTTTTTTTGATAAAAGTCCCATATGATTATTTATTTTTTAATTTATCGAAATAAGGCTTGTAAAGTTTTAAGTCACTTTTTATCATCGCTGTAACACCATTTCCTGTAATGGTAGCACCAGCAATGGCATCAACCTCATTATCTGTTTTATCTAAGTTTTTAGGGTCTGCGTTACCTTTGGCAACATCAATTCCTTTAAAGACTCCTGCGTCATTTAATAGATGTTCTCCTTTAAAATCATCCATAAAGAAACGCTCTTTAATATTTGCACCCAAACCTGGTGTTTCCCCTTTATGATCAAAATAAGCTCCTTGAACCACCATATTTTCATCCATAGATACGAATCCCCAAATAGCATCCCATAAACCTTTACCATAAATTGGTGCTACATAAAAAGTCTTACCATCCTTTTCTCCTATAAACAAGGGTAGTTGTCTAGGTTCACCAGCTGCTGCGTTAGACTTTTGCTTTTTTATATCTATTAGATAAGGCTCTTTTTTATATTCAGCCACATATTCATCACCTGTTTGAGTCTTTAAAATTTTTCCGTTAGCATCAACAGTAATAACAATTTGTTCTTTGATATACTTAGAAAAATCTTCTGGTGCTTGTTCAGTAGAAACAAAAACCGCACTACTCTCATCATTATTATTTATTCCCATAGCATATAGAATGTTTTGTTGTTTTTCTATACGCTGATTTTCAGAAATTTTAGAAGCTAAAGATGACGCTGTAAAGGCTAATAAAGCTCCTACAATAAATACCATTATAACGGCAAATATTATTGTGTAAATATTA from Winogradskyella sp. MH6 includes these protein-coding regions:
- the lipA gene encoding lipoyl synthase, with protein sequence METKVASNILPERKPKWLRVKLPTGKKYTELRSLVDKYKLNTICTSGSCPNMGECWGEGTATFMILGNVCTRSCGFCGVKTGRPETVDWDEPEKVARSIKLMQIKHAVLTSVDRDDLKDMGSIMWAETVKAVRRMNPETTLETLIPDFQGIERHIDRIVEVAPEVVSHNIETVRRLTREVRIQAKYDRSMGVLKYLKQQGQRRTKSGIMLGLGETKEEVIATLHDLRENDVDVVTIGQYLQPSKKHLPVQRFINPDEFDEYKAVGLELGFRHVESSALVRSSYKAQKHIN
- the nqrE gene encoding NADH:ubiquinone reductase (Na(+)-transporting) subunit E, which gives rise to MEHIELFFKSIFIDNMVFATFLGMCSYLAVSKKVSTAVGLGAAVIFVLAITVPLNWLLDQYILQPGALKWLGEEYAVYDLSFLSFIMFIATIATMVQLVEIVVEKFSPSLYNSLGIFLPLIAVNCAILGGSLFMQSREIPTLGLATTYGVGSGIGWFLAILAIAAIREKIRYSNVPPALRGLGITFIITGLMAIGFMSFGGMLTGGDEDSKSENQTATVETIKEEVNKEAKVESNLNVAENTNK
- a CDS encoding Na(+)-translocating NADH-quinone reductase subunit C, whose translation is MSNRTDSNIYTIIFAVIMVFIVGALLAFTASSLASKISENQRIEKQQNILYAMGINNNDESSAVFVSTEQAPEDFSKYIKEQIVITVDANGKILKTQTGDEYVAEYKKEPYLIDIKKQKSNAAAGEPRQLPLFIGEKDGKTFYVAPIYGKGLWDAIWGFVSMDENMVVQGAYFDHKGETPGLGANIKERFFMDDFKGEHLLNDAGVFKGIDVAKGNADPKNLDKTDNEVDAIAGATITGNGVTAMIKSDLKLYKPYFDKLKNK
- the nqrF gene encoding NADH:ubiquinone reductase (Na(+)-transporting) subunit F yields the protein MILAANTIGTIVATVSAFLLVTLVLVALLLFVKQKLSPSGPVKITINGEKELEVASGGTLLSTLGGQKVFLPSACGGGGTCIQCECHVLSGGGEALPTETPHFSRKELQHGARLACQVKVKQDMEITIPEEIFGIKKWEAVVVRNYNVASFIKEFVVEIPEDMNYKAGGYIQIEIPPCEIKYSDIDITAHPEEHETPDKFQAEWDKFGLWPLVMKNTETVERAYSMASYPAEGREIMLNVRIATPPWDRSKNQWMNVNPGVASSYIFAQKPGDKVVISGPYGEFFINESDSEMLYVGGGAGMAPMRSHLYHLFKTLKTGRKVTYWYGGRSKRELFYLEHFRELERDFPNFKFYLALSEPLEEDNWKVKKDINDEAGDGFVGFIHNCVIDNYLSLHDAPEDIELYFCGPPLMNQAVQKMGEDFGIPDEHIRFDDFGG
- a CDS encoding NADH:ubiquinone reductase (Na(+)-transporting) subunit D; this translates as MGLLSKKDAKLITDPLADNNPITIQVLGICSALAITAQLKASIVMAISVMAVLGIGNVVISLMRNIIPSKIRIIVQLVVVAALVIIVDQVLKAFSYELSKTLSVFVGLIITNCIIMGRFEAFALGNGPWRSFLDGIGNAAGYGLILIIVGFFRELLGSGTLLGFKVLGDPIEKTGLYSIGYENNGFMLLSPMALIVVGIIIWVQRSRNKDLIED